A region from the Wolbachia endosymbiont of Folsomia candida genome encodes:
- a CDS encoding heme biosynthesis protein HemY, translated as MIYFIIFALSFLFGIWVKVSGEVLKLELGSYTINIDLYFIIFTFVVLLFLSIILTRFFSSILSTFANIRNRRRDKEELLLFEAFFSIDFGDIENTQRLVKNLTEESDRLSLVKTFNEGKTGNYSLFSSSLTNIANKNRNLAILLANKLIVHLKQEEVVFQKFIEHCSSSINDKILSIPFQIEHCILKEDWTNAIFKLKEAVKLNIFLPFDHKEMFAVFYCALARQYENKGNFKEAIKSLFRAQSCYAAFQPVNYLKAELYIKLGKIRKASAVLEAEYEISPTAQAANLYISLNHDKAERLCSLRPDYYFSHFLLASSAIAKGKYDLANQHLDTAIKKANYISVYLLMIHLKVILHEQDKAIEWLNKANTEALPDPSWKCKGCHKKLEQWDYRCHSCRGFHCITMTLS; from the coding sequence ATGATTTATTTTATAATTTTTGCTCTTTCATTTTTATTTGGTATATGGGTCAAAGTAAGCGGTGAAGTGTTAAAATTGGAATTAGGCAGTTACACTATAAATATTGATCTATATTTCATTATTTTTACTTTCGTAGTTTTATTATTTTTATCGATTATACTTACGCGCTTTTTTTCCTCTATATTATCAACTTTTGCTAATATAAGAAATAGAAGAAGAGACAAAGAAGAATTGCTTTTATTTGAAGCGTTTTTTAGCATAGATTTCGGCGATATAGAAAACACTCAAAGGCTGGTCAAAAACCTAACGGAGGAAAGCGATAGACTATCCTTAGTTAAAACTTTCAATGAAGGTAAAACAGGAAATTACAGTCTTTTCAGCAGCAGTTTAACGAATATTGCAAATAAGAACCGTAATTTAGCTATACTTCTAGCCAATAAGCTGATTGTACATCTAAAACAGGAAGAAGTAGTTTTTCAAAAGTTTATAGAGCATTGTTCTAGCTCAATTAACGATAAAATATTATCTATTCCTTTTCAAATAGAACATTGCATATTAAAAGAAGATTGGACTAATGCAATTTTTAAGCTAAAAGAAGCCGTTAAACTCAATATTTTTCTTCCATTTGATCATAAAGAGATGTTTGCTGTGTTTTACTGCGCTTTGGCAAGGCAATATGAAAACAAAGGGAATTTCAAAGAGGCTATAAAGTCTTTATTCAGAGCGCAAAGTTGTTATGCAGCTTTTCAGCCTGTAAATTATTTAAAGGCAGAATTATATATTAAACTTGGAAAAATCAGAAAGGCTTCTGCTGTGCTAGAAGCAGAGTATGAAATAAGCCCAACTGCGCAGGCAGCTAATCTTTATATTAGCTTGAACCACGACAAAGCAGAAAGGCTATGCAGTTTACGCCCTGATTACTATTTCAGCCACTTTTTACTTGCGTCATCTGCTATCGCTAAAGGTAAATATGACCTTGCAAATCAACATTTAGACACTGCTATAAAAAAAGCTAACTATATCTCAGTCTACCTTCTCATGATACATCTCAAGGTTATATTGCACGAGCAAGACAAAGCAATAGAGTGGCTAAATAAAGCCAATACTGAAGCTTTGCCTGACCCATCCTGGAAGTGCAAAGGTTGTCACAAAAAACTGGAACAATGGGATTATAGATGCCACAGTTGCAGAGGGTTTCATTGTATTACTATGACGTTAAGTTGA